A single window of Paenibacillus sp. FSL H8-0537 DNA harbors:
- a CDS encoding RNA polymerase sigma factor has translation MLTSHHNQLEASELERLITAVQAGETEHYAAVVQAFQQPLYHYCWRMLASRQDAEDAVQDIFVKAYEAIAGYTPKVHFSAWLYRIAYHHCLNLLRRQRLQKQWLRLFRPSEMTAASAEEEMDNRLYTPALAAALAKLSLEERHLLVLRVFEEKSYAELGVIMGKNPDALKKRMSRIKQRIKQQLLEKGEEAWSESASIMNTTI, from the coding sequence GTGCTCACATCGCATCATAATCAATTGGAGGCATCAGAGCTGGAACGGCTGATTACCGCTGTTCAGGCAGGAGAGACGGAGCATTACGCTGCAGTCGTACAAGCTTTTCAGCAGCCGCTTTACCATTATTGCTGGCGGATGCTGGCGAGTCGGCAGGACGCAGAGGATGCGGTACAGGATATTTTTGTAAAAGCGTATGAGGCGATAGCGGGTTATACGCCCAAGGTGCATTTTTCGGCCTGGCTGTACCGCATTGCCTATCATCACTGTCTTAATTTGCTGCGAAGGCAGCGTCTGCAAAAGCAGTGGCTGCGTTTGTTTCGACCAAGCGAAATGACAGCCGCAAGCGCGGAAGAGGAAATGGACAATCGGCTGTATACGCCAGCGCTTGCGGCGGCTCTTGCTAAATTGTCACTGGAGGAGCGTCATTTGCTTGTTTTGCGAGTGTTTGAGGAGAAATCGTATGCGGAGCTTGGGGTCATTATGGGGAAAAATCCGGATGCGCTGAAAAAAAGAATGAGCCGCATTAAGCAAAGGATCAAACAGCAGCTGCTAGAGAAGGGGGAAGAGGCATGGAGCGAATCCGCTTCGATCATGAATACGACGATATAA
- a CDS encoding XRE family transcriptional regulator — protein sequence MNLLKERVEFLCKKRGLARKDLVEGLVTQAHFANILAERYPFADDLAELIASRLAVSPEYLIHAALQDEATLERAEEIFARLSQPVSTLTETDVNELDDKNDALTIELTTALMKAIYYQQMNDGDAYDYIHRTYLRYYLEKFGRADDPNLPIPLKKALFLYKIQHYRSKNQYFEALSNSKRLNALVEKGSELWLTVQNFLMEASVYSKQYESAKAIYEQTMQHVYSERLYHRLSSQHLAYSGYCFAMGLYQEALLALSMAEAHLVYTPSPGDLFPSIMNNRIIMLTLLGELDKASAEISRFEELAQQETDETKQLLLPLLLIYRCEVAFTSKNWGLLSQGLSLLASYSLTEDQQMTTVFYESQLALSSDKKEAFMEAALSCLPYFEQTQQTIRLEPLYETLAVASEDGRRYKESALYYRKLVYLLRNK from the coding sequence ATGAATTTGCTAAAAGAACGGGTTGAGTTTCTATGTAAAAAACGCGGTTTAGCGCGCAAGGATCTAGTCGAGGGGCTGGTGACGCAAGCGCATTTTGCAAATATTTTAGCGGAACGGTATCCGTTTGCCGATGATTTGGCTGAGCTGATTGCCAGCCGCCTTGCCGTCTCTCCTGAGTATTTAATTCATGCCGCCTTGCAGGATGAAGCCACGCTTGAACGGGCTGAGGAAATTTTCGCCCGGCTGTCGCAGCCTGTTTCAACACTGACTGAGACGGATGTCAATGAACTCGATGACAAAAATGACGCATTAACGATTGAGCTGACTACCGCACTAATGAAAGCCATCTATTATCAGCAGATGAATGATGGCGATGCTTATGACTATATTCATCGCACTTATCTTCGTTATTATTTAGAGAAGTTTGGACGCGCCGACGACCCGAACTTACCTATTCCGCTCAAGAAGGCGCTATTTTTGTATAAAATCCAGCATTACCGCTCCAAAAATCAATATTTCGAAGCGTTAAGCAATAGCAAGCGGTTGAACGCACTTGTAGAAAAAGGCTCGGAACTGTGGTTAACGGTTCAAAACTTCCTAATGGAAGCCTCTGTTTACAGTAAGCAATATGAATCGGCTAAAGCGATTTATGAGCAAACGATGCAGCATGTGTACAGCGAACGGCTGTATCATCGATTGTCCAGCCAGCATCTTGCCTACAGCGGCTATTGCTTTGCGATGGGTCTTTATCAGGAGGCTCTGCTCGCTTTGTCAATGGCTGAAGCCCATCTCGTCTATACGCCTAGCCCTGGCGACCTGTTTCCGTCCATTATGAATAATCGCATCATTATGCTGACGCTGCTCGGCGAGCTGGATAAAGCATCCGCTGAAATATCCCGCTTTGAGGAGCTCGCGCAGCAGGAAACGGACGAAACAAAGCAGCTGCTTCTGCCGCTTCTACTGATCTATCGCTGCGAGGTGGCCTTCACCTCCAAAAACTGGGGCCTGCTTTCGCAAGGACTTAGCTTGCTTGCCAGCTACTCGCTGACGGAGGATCAGCAAATGACTACCGTATTTTATGAAAGCCAGCTTGCCTTGTCGAGCGATAAAAAGGAAGCTTTTATGGAAGCCGCTTTATCCTGTCTGCCTTATTTCGAGCAGACCCAGCAGACGATACGTTTGGAGCCGCTTTATGAGACGCTCGCTGTGGCCTCCGAAGATGGTCGCCGTTACAAGGAATCAGCGCTGTATTACCGCAAATTGGTCTATTTATTGCGAAATAAATAG
- a CDS encoding cytochrome P450: MKDKISIPHPQTYGPLGNLPLIDVESPTISLGALAEKYGPIFRFTAPGLSTLFVSGNDLVAEICDVTRFDKHLSNEMQDVRAFGGDGLFTSWTHEPNWKKAHNILLPTFSKQAMKGYHSMMIDIADQLMLKWARLNPQDTIDVADDMTRLTLDTIGLCGFNYRFNSFYREDHAPFVQSMVRALNEAMLRSSRMKIQNLLMFKTKRRFEEDIQTMFTLVDKIIAERKASSEPGQTDLLARMLEGKDPETGEMLDNENIRHQIITFLIAGHETTSGLLSFAVYFLLKHPEVLAKAQEEVDRVLTSKAPQYEEVLQLNYIRMILNESLRLWPTAPGFDVYAREDTIIGGKYPIPKGQSLSVLLPQLHRDPAAWGEDAELFRPERFEDMAKVPHHAYKPFGNGERACIGMQFALYEATLVLGMVLKHFDLIDYDNYTLDVKQTLTLKPGDFRIRVGHRQHVSTRGTAGLTGVLGTKPADSPSSAADMVVPAIVGTPSGNGSLLVLYGSNLGAAESIAHQITSTALGYGIQSEAAPLNEWSGRLQGQGIVIIVTASYNGKAPYNASAFVEWLKGARTDEGQAVQYAVLGCGDRSWSGTYQSIPRFIDEKLDAIGAERLVARGEVDAGGDMEQQVKEWLDVMWPAVTDALGIQMNHIETANPSTLQLQFVEGPSQVPYEKTYQAVYATVQNNRELQASESGRSTRHIEILLPEGISYHEGDHIGVLPLNRGENVDRILKRFGMDGSEMICLSTEGSHLAHLPLDRSVNVRELIQSCVEIQVPVTRAQLQELAVHTVCPPHRRELEAMMEDERYTPYILGNRVTMLELLEQYEACELPFVRLLELLPPLKPRYYSISSSPLLHPREVSITVGVVKDQAWSGKGEYAGVASTYLAERAPGDRVLIFVQTPESGFRLPEEAAAPIIMIGPGTGVAPFRGFLQARSVLKKQGVALGEAHLFYGCRNEMDFLYRDELIQFEQEGIVKLHTAFSRVVSEPKTYVQDLMKQVSSSLVDLMDQRGKIYVCGDASQMAPAVEETLKAAYQERHGAKAEAGDRWLEQLEQDSRYVKDVWAGNSKPTVS, from the coding sequence ATGAAAGACAAAATCTCTATTCCCCATCCCCAAACGTATGGCCCGCTAGGCAATTTGCCTTTGATTGACGTAGAATCACCAACAATATCCCTGGGAGCTTTGGCAGAAAAATACGGACCTATTTTCCGCTTTACCGCACCGGGACTATCCACTCTGTTCGTCTCGGGCAATGATCTCGTTGCTGAAATATGCGATGTGACCCGATTTGACAAACATTTATCCAATGAGATGCAGGACGTTCGCGCCTTCGGCGGCGATGGGCTGTTTACAAGCTGGACGCATGAGCCTAACTGGAAAAAAGCGCACAACATACTGCTGCCCACGTTCAGCAAGCAGGCGATGAAGGGATATCACTCCATGATGATTGACATCGCCGATCAGTTAATGCTCAAGTGGGCACGGCTAAACCCGCAGGACACTATCGATGTAGCCGATGATATGACCCGGTTGACGCTGGATACGATTGGACTTTGTGGATTCAATTATCGCTTTAACAGCTTTTACCGGGAAGATCATGCCCCGTTTGTCCAAAGTATGGTTCGAGCATTGAACGAAGCGATGCTCAGAAGCTCGCGAATGAAAATTCAAAATCTGTTAATGTTCAAAACAAAACGCCGTTTTGAAGAGGATATTCAGACGATGTTTACGCTGGTGGATAAGATCATTGCCGAACGAAAGGCAAGCTCCGAGCCGGGACAGACGGATTTATTGGCACGCATGCTGGAAGGCAAGGACCCGGAAACCGGAGAAATGCTGGATAACGAAAACATTCGTCATCAGATCATTACCTTTCTGATTGCGGGTCATGAAACAACGAGCGGTCTGCTATCCTTTGCTGTTTATTTCCTGCTGAAGCATCCGGAAGTGCTCGCGAAGGCTCAGGAAGAAGTAGACCGCGTGCTGACAAGTAAAGCCCCGCAATATGAGGAGGTTCTTCAGCTTAACTATATCCGTATGATATTAAATGAATCGCTGCGGTTGTGGCCGACGGCTCCAGGATTTGACGTTTATGCCAGAGAGGACACAATCATTGGCGGGAAGTATCCCATCCCCAAGGGACAGAGTCTCAGTGTGCTTTTGCCTCAGCTTCACCGCGATCCGGCTGCATGGGGAGAGGATGCAGAGCTTTTCCGGCCTGAGCGGTTTGAGGATATGGCCAAGGTTCCCCATCATGCTTACAAGCCTTTTGGGAATGGTGAACGCGCCTGCATCGGTATGCAGTTTGCCCTCTATGAAGCCACATTAGTACTGGGTATGGTACTGAAGCACTTCGACTTGATCGATTACGACAACTACACATTGGACGTTAAGCAGACTCTGACGCTGAAGCCCGGTGATTTCCGGATTCGAGTGGGGCACCGTCAGCACGTATCCACCAGGGGGACCGCAGGGTTAACAGGCGTGCTGGGAACAAAACCTGCGGATTCTCCATCCAGTGCTGCGGATATGGTTGTACCAGCCATAGTTGGAACGCCGAGTGGCAATGGATCGCTGCTTGTATTATATGGCTCAAATCTGGGTGCAGCGGAAAGCATTGCCCATCAGATCACGAGTACGGCTCTTGGTTACGGCATCCAAAGTGAAGCGGCTCCACTTAATGAATGGAGTGGACGACTGCAGGGGCAAGGCATCGTCATTATCGTTACGGCTTCATACAATGGCAAGGCTCCTTACAATGCGTCTGCATTTGTAGAATGGCTGAAGGGGGCCAGAACAGATGAGGGGCAAGCTGTTCAGTATGCGGTATTAGGCTGCGGAGACCGGTCCTGGTCGGGAACGTACCAGAGCATTCCACGCTTTATAGATGAAAAGCTGGATGCCATCGGTGCCGAAAGACTTGTAGCCCGAGGTGAAGTTGATGCAGGGGGCGATATGGAACAGCAGGTCAAGGAGTGGCTGGATGTGATGTGGCCAGCGGTTACGGACGCGCTGGGAATACAGATGAATCATATTGAAACGGCAAATCCAAGTACGCTTCAGCTGCAATTTGTTGAGGGGCCGTCTCAAGTGCCTTACGAGAAAACCTATCAAGCCGTCTATGCGACTGTCCAAAATAACCGGGAGCTGCAAGCCTCTGAAAGTGGACGCAGCACTCGCCATATCGAGATTCTCCTTCCCGAAGGCATCAGCTATCACGAGGGTGATCACATCGGCGTGCTGCCTCTTAACCGGGGCGAAAATGTAGACCGCATTCTGAAGCGGTTTGGCATGGACGGCAGCGAAATGATTTGCTTAAGCACCGAAGGTTCACATCTGGCCCATCTGCCTCTTGATCGATCCGTCAATGTACGTGAGTTGATTCAATCCTGTGTGGAAATTCAGGTGCCAGTTACTCGTGCTCAGCTGCAGGAGTTGGCTGTCCATACTGTCTGTCCGCCACATCGTCGTGAGCTGGAGGCGATGATGGAAGATGAGCGCTACACCCCGTATATCTTAGGCAATCGAGTAACGATGCTGGAGCTGCTTGAACAATATGAAGCCTGCGAGCTTCCTTTTGTCAGGCTGCTGGAATTGCTGCCTCCGCTGAAGCCGAGGTATTACTCTATATCCAGTTCTCCGCTGCTCCATCCGAGAGAGGTTAGTATTACGGTAGGCGTCGTTAAGGATCAGGCATGGAGCGGCAAAGGAGAGTATGCGGGGGTCGCCTCTACTTATTTGGCGGAACGTGCACCAGGCGACCGTGTTCTGATATTTGTACAGACGCCGGAATCTGGATTTAGACTGCCAGAAGAGGCAGCTGCTCCAATCATCATGATCGGGCCAGGGACGGGAGTTGCTCCGTTCAGAGGATTTTTGCAGGCTAGATCTGTCTTGAAAAAGCAAGGGGTGGCGCTCGGAGAAGCCCATCTGTTCTATGGGTGCAGGAACGAGATGGATTTCCTGTATCGAGATGAGCTGATCCAGTTCGAGCAGGAGGGGATTGTTAAGCTTCATACCGCTTTCTCGCGCGTGGTTAGCGAACCAAAAACCTACGTACAGGATTTAATGAAACAGGTGTCTTCATCACTGGTGGATCTCATGGATCAACGCGGCAAAATATATGTGTGTGGTGACGCCAGCCAGATGGCTCCTGCTGTGGAAGAAACATTAAAGGCTGCTTATCAGGAAAGGCATGGAGCAAAAGCAGAAGCAGGTGACCGCTGGCTCGAACAGCTAGAGCAGGACAGTCGGTATGTAAAGGATGTATGGGCCGGCAATTCCAAACCAACAGTGTCATAA
- a CDS encoding VOC family protein, whose translation MSKKQWAGAMPAVQFRVARPTNQLAEVAAFYEQGLGLLRIGSFEGHDGYDGLMFGLPGADYHLEFTQHVSGAPLARPSEDNLLVFYIDDREQQLIIAKRLLELGYPEVEPENPYWKQKAITIADPDGYRIVLQNTSGLS comes from the coding sequence ATGAGTAAAAAACAATGGGCTGGCGCGATGCCAGCCGTACAATTCAGAGTAGCAAGGCCGACGAACCAATTGGCTGAGGTGGCTGCCTTTTATGAACAGGGGCTGGGCCTATTGCGAATTGGCTCCTTCGAGGGGCATGACGGATACGATGGTTTGATGTTCGGCCTGCCGGGGGCGGACTACCATTTGGAGTTTACGCAGCATGTCTCGGGGGCGCCGCTCGCACGACCATCTGAGGATAATCTGCTAGTGTTCTACATTGACGATCGCGAGCAGCAGTTAATTATCGCCAAGCGGCTATTGGAGCTGGGCTACCCTGAGGTGGAGCCGGAAAACCCATACTGGAAGCAAAAAGCCATCACCATCGCCGATCCCGACGGCTATCGTATCGTGCTGCAAAACACGTCTGGACTGAGCTGA
- a CDS encoding pentapeptide repeat-containing protein, protein MNNKNIVQYFYEHQFLPALDQKMTVIEGELQRHQEQWIDQFLETFKRICLRIREMQDSDQKGPISLIHFCLLRRSMMDHSCYFIEAYSERWYENSAPLFEEYDAAWLYHSLPAFIQQMTESYEGFGESAKSTEFEAMMQKAVGCYHLFAVALLRAAMPEAIMLEEYKSIKRELALRISIGEYTDLSEDVLVDYQGLQDVKEIRRRLEESKASSIAYGCYRNLMLPQVRAESNDLRYADFSGSHLQGSRFQRCDLMGTRWNGCLAPESDFRYSSLPEADFRHADLRGAVFDYVSGHEPRDRLRTGLMGVRFDHADLEGASFIGATFGRTSFEGANLQHALFSRQIKDSYSFSAEQIHSIRWVD, encoded by the coding sequence ATGAATAACAAGAACATTGTGCAATATTTTTATGAGCATCAATTTCTCCCGGCGCTGGACCAGAAAATGACTGTGATAGAAGGGGAGCTTCAGCGTCATCAGGAGCAGTGGATCGATCAGTTTCTGGAAACCTTCAAGCGTATATGCTTACGAATTAGGGAAATGCAGGACTCCGATCAAAAAGGCCCGATTTCGCTCATCCATTTTTGCTTGCTGCGCAGGTCGATGATGGATCATTCCTGTTATTTCATTGAAGCGTATTCGGAAAGATGGTATGAAAATTCGGCACCGCTATTTGAGGAATATGATGCTGCTTGGCTATATCATTCGCTGCCGGCATTTATCCAGCAAATGACCGAATCTTACGAAGGATTTGGGGAATCCGCCAAGTCTACGGAATTTGAAGCGATGATGCAGAAAGCAGTGGGCTGTTATCATTTATTTGCGGTTGCCTTGCTGCGGGCAGCTATGCCGGAAGCTATTATGCTGGAGGAATATAAGTCCATTAAGCGAGAGCTCGCTTTACGTATCAGCATTGGCGAATATACAGATCTGAGCGAGGATGTGCTGGTCGATTATCAAGGCTTGCAGGATGTAAAGGAAATTCGCAGGCGGCTGGAGGAGAGCAAGGCGAGCAGCATTGCTTATGGGTGCTACCGTAATCTGATGCTGCCCCAGGTGCGAGCGGAATCAAATGATTTGCGATATGCGGATTTCAGTGGAAGCCATTTGCAGGGCAGCCGTTTTCAGCGCTGTGATCTGATGGGTACAAGATGGAACGGCTGCCTGGCACCCGAGTCGGATTTTCGCTATTCGTCGCTGCCGGAAGCGGATTTTCGCCATGCCGATTTGCGTGGAGCTGTGTTTGATTATGTGAGCGGCCATGAGCCGAGAGACCGCCTTAGAACGGGACTGATGGGTGTGCGCTTCGATCATGCCGATTTGGAAGGGGCGAGCTTCATCGGGGCGACCTTTGGTCGGACCAGCTTTGAAGGAGCAAACCTGCAGCATGCGTTATTTTCCCGTCAAATAAAAGACAGCTACAGCTTTTCAGCGGAACAGATTCATAGCATACGGTGGGTTGACTAA
- a CDS encoding glycoside hydrolase has product MKNKLRNRSFILMMIAAMLTIIPASAYAASDSTPYAKLNFNSNKYYLFNNSWGSSGISGWWQTVYHNSNTNFGYVWNWPTSTGGVKAYPSIVSGWHWTEGYTPGSGLPTRLSDNKAINSSVTYSIAPATNGKYNNAYDIWLHSTGTATWSSTPTEEIMIWNRWTSGVGPIGGLVASNVSIGGQGYDVYRGEITDNGVHQWWVYSFLKRTQTDHFTINVKNFTDYLVGKSYFPKTRYVSSIEYGTEITNGSGQLNYSNYYANVQ; this is encoded by the coding sequence TTGAAGAACAAGCTTCGCAACAGATCGTTCATTTTGATGATGATAGCCGCTATGCTCACCATTATACCTGCATCCGCTTATGCCGCATCCGACTCCACTCCTTATGCCAAGCTAAATTTTAACAGCAATAAATATTATTTATTTAACAACTCTTGGGGCAGCTCGGGGATTTCCGGCTGGTGGCAGACCGTTTATCATAACAGCAATACAAATTTTGGATATGTGTGGAACTGGCCGACATCGACGGGCGGCGTGAAAGCATACCCTTCGATTGTGAGCGGCTGGCACTGGACAGAGGGCTACACACCAGGCAGCGGACTGCCGACGCGGCTCTCTGACAACAAAGCGATTAACAGCAGCGTCACTTATTCCATTGCGCCTGCAACGAATGGAAAATATAACAATGCTTATGATATTTGGCTGCACAGCACAGGAACGGCGACATGGAGCAGCACGCCAACGGAGGAAATTATGATTTGGAACCGCTGGACAAGCGGAGTTGGCCCTATTGGCGGGCTTGTTGCCTCCAACGTTTCCATAGGCGGACAGGGCTATGATGTTTACCGCGGGGAAATTACCGACAATGGGGTGCATCAATGGTGGGTCTATTCCTTCCTCAAACGAACGCAGACAGATCATTTCACAATCAATGTGAAAAACTTTACCGATTATCTCGTTGGCAAAAGCTATTTCCCAAAAACCCGCTACGTCAGCAGCATAGAATACGGCACCGAAATTACAAATGGCAGCGGCCAGCTTAATTATTCGAACTACTACGCAAACGTTCAATAA
- a CDS encoding MarR family transcriptional regulator, translated as MKDILREIGMIARALDSISNIEFKQFDLTKGQYLYVVRICENPGIIQEKLAEMIKVDRTTAARAIQKLEEQGLIAKKDDDSNKKIKKLFPTEKGEAVYPFLKREGEHSNAVAMSGFSSEEADNMLQLLQRVRKNIEVDWEFVKKGNKRQY; from the coding sequence ATGAAAGACATTCTTCGTGAAATCGGCATGATTGCTCGGGCTTTGGATTCGATTAGCAATATTGAATTTAAACAATTTGATCTGACAAAAGGGCAGTATTTATATGTGGTGCGCATTTGTGAAAATCCGGGCATCATTCAGGAAAAGCTGGCAGAAATGATCAAGGTAGATCGAACGACTGCTGCCCGGGCTATCCAGAAGCTGGAGGAGCAAGGCTTGATCGCAAAAAAAGACGATGACAGCAATAAAAAAATTAAAAAACTGTTCCCGACGGAAAAAGGGGAAGCCGTTTATCCATTTCTAAAGCGAGAAGGCGAGCATTCCAATGCGGTTGCAATGTCCGGATTTTCGTCGGAGGAAGCGGATAATATGCTGCAGCTTCTGCAGCGGGTGAGAAAAAATATTGAAGTGGATTGGGAATTTGTGAAAAAAGGAAACAAACGCCAATATTAA
- a CDS encoding GNAT family N-acetyltransferase translates to MIQTQADLTIALHIRQLIFVEEQGTPLQDEFDEFDDYEALKDRVQHILVYYNEKPVGTGRLRTVDGFAKLERICLLPAYRKFGLGKVIVHTLEEIAKGLGYTRFKLHGQQQAEGFYHKLGYQTVSDLFMEDGIPHILMVKALASEGSGKDGVL, encoded by the coding sequence ATGATACAAACACAAGCTGATTTAACCATTGCTTTGCATATCCGGCAGCTCATCTTCGTCGAAGAGCAAGGCACACCCTTGCAGGATGAATTTGATGAATTCGACGATTATGAAGCGCTGAAGGATCGCGTGCAGCATATTTTAGTTTATTATAACGAAAAACCGGTCGGAACTGGGCGTTTAAGAACAGTAGATGGTTTCGCTAAGCTTGAGCGCATCTGTCTTTTGCCAGCTTATCGGAAATTTGGGCTGGGAAAAGTAATCGTTCATACGTTAGAGGAAATAGCGAAGGGGCTCGGTTATACACGGTTTAAATTGCATGGGCAGCAGCAAGCAGAGGGCTTTTATCATAAGCTGGGCTATCAAACCGTCTCGGACCTATTCATGGAGGACGGGATTCCACATATTTTAATGGTAAAAGCATTAGCTTCCGAGGGCTCAGGAAAAGACGGGGTACTGTGA
- a CDS encoding TetR/AcrR family transcriptional regulator encodes MRTEMSSIKQTRLNSILDEATKLLIEKPNASMNEIADSAGIGIATLHRYVESREQLMIYLGLRAIEVVSETMRVIPLDEDNCENYIPMLIEALIPLGDKLHFIAHDTTINYNEEIIGADQKLREPVLHAIGLLQQKGYFRHDVDKNWIVNVLYSLLFLTWQQVVSGDIARKSAAALVVDTFYHGFKTP; translated from the coding sequence ATGAGAACAGAAATGTCATCAATCAAGCAAACGAGGCTTAACTCCATTCTGGATGAAGCGACCAAGCTGCTTATTGAGAAGCCAAATGCGTCGATGAATGAAATTGCAGATTCGGCAGGAATCGGAATCGCTACGCTGCATCGATATGTGGAAAGCAGAGAGCAATTGATGATTTATTTGGGCCTGCGTGCAATCGAGGTTGTTAGTGAAACCATGCGCGTTATTCCACTGGATGAGGATAATTGTGAAAACTACATCCCGATGCTCATTGAAGCGCTCATTCCGTTAGGGGACAAGCTGCACTTCATTGCCCACGATACAACCATTAATTATAACGAGGAAATTATTGGAGCAGATCAGAAGCTGAGGGAACCCGTGCTGCATGCCATCGGTTTGTTGCAGCAAAAAGGTTATTTTCGCCATGATGTAGACAAAAATTGGATTGTGAATGTCCTGTATTCACTCCTATTTCTGACGTGGCAGCAAGTCGTTAGCGGGGATATTGCCAGAAAATCCGCAGCGGCATTGGTCGTGGATACATTCTATCATGGTTTTAAAACCCCATGA
- a CDS encoding MFS transporter produces the protein MFMQLDRNIKIRILTTFLTRCVEAMILPFMAIYFTQRLGAGIAGLLLLINLLVQITASLYGGYMADRYGRKKVMAYAQMIRFISILVMTLANSPFIDSTWLTFSMMLLLSLCNGMFNPAAEAMLIDVSTKENRAFIYSINFWAINLSISIGAPIGGFLFATHRTELFMIMGLASLATLMLTLFLIRETHFPDEESRLQYSGNGPIRNMVLNYKLVAQDKLFIIYSVSGMLIRSLEIHLYNYISVRLQKEFEPQQLSMLDNFTFDLTGIRLVSLLQVENTLIIVCLAIWAASFVRRFRPARMMYIGVILYTLGFTIVGFSNSVWLLLLSMLGATVGELMFTPIRQAYLAGIVKDHARSSYLAVNGLLGQFAGAFGAIGISLGAVLHSSYMAMIIFVMGMTGLLLTHYVFQRLAPGESRPQGSAPTVAKI, from the coding sequence ATGTTTATGCAGCTTGATCGCAATATTAAAATTCGGATTTTGACGACCTTTCTGACCCGCTGCGTAGAGGCGATGATCCTGCCGTTTATGGCGATTTATTTTACCCAGCGGCTGGGGGCGGGGATTGCGGGCCTACTGCTGCTCATTAATTTGCTCGTGCAAATTACAGCGAGCCTGTACGGCGGCTATATGGCAGATCGTTATGGACGAAAAAAGGTAATGGCATACGCCCAAATGATCCGCTTTATTTCCATCCTTGTCATGACGCTTGCGAACTCGCCATTTATTGATTCCACTTGGCTGACCTTTTCCATGATGCTGCTGCTTAGTCTTTGCAATGGCATGTTTAATCCAGCGGCCGAGGCCATGCTGATCGACGTCAGCACAAAGGAAAATCGCGCTTTTATTTATAGCATTAACTTCTGGGCGATCAATTTATCGATTTCGATTGGCGCACCGATCGGCGGCTTTCTGTTTGCGACGCATCGGACCGAGCTGTTTATGATTATGGGACTAGCGAGCTTAGCTACGCTTATGCTGACGTTATTTTTAATTCGGGAAACCCATTTTCCAGATGAGGAAAGCCGGCTGCAGTACAGTGGCAACGGCCCCATTCGCAATATGGTGCTGAATTACAAGCTGGTGGCGCAGGACAAGCTGTTTATTATCTACAGTGTCAGCGGGATGCTCATTCGCTCGCTGGAAATTCACTTGTACAACTACATTAGCGTCCGCTTGCAAAAAGAGTTCGAGCCCCAGCAACTGTCCATGCTGGACAATTTCACCTTTGACCTGACAGGCATTAGGCTTGTCAGTCTGCTGCAGGTCGAGAACACGCTCATCATCGTCTGCCTAGCGATCTGGGCAGCCAGCTTTGTCCGCCGTTTCCGTCCGGCACGAATGATGTATATTGGCGTTATTTTGTACACGCTTGGCTTTACGATCGTCGGCTTCAGCAACTCCGTGTGGCTGCTGCTCCTATCGATGCTGGGAGCGACGGTTGGCGAGCTCATGTTTACGCCGATAAGACAAGCTTATTTGGCTGGTATTGTGAAGGATCATGCGCGAAGTTCGTATTTAGCGGTGAATGGCCTGCTGGGGCAGTTCGCTGGCGCTTTCGGCGCTATTGGCATCAGTCTTGGTGCTGTGCTGCACTCCAGTTACATGGCCATGATTATTTTCGTTATGGGCATGACGGGGCTGCTGCTGACACATTATGTATTTCAGCGGCTTGCGCCAGGGGAGTCGCGTCCTCAAGGTTCAGCACCGACGGTAGCGAAGATTTAG